The Polyangiaceae bacterium genome includes a region encoding these proteins:
- a CDS encoding type IIA DNA topoisomerase subunit B, whose product MPTYSAKDITVLEGLEPVRKRPGMYIGGVGSAGLHHLVWEIVDNSVDEAMNGFASQITVTLHKDGQSVTVSDDGRGVPVDVHPKHKKTALEIIFCTLHAGGKFEHDSYKTAGGLHGVGASVVNALSARLVATVKRDGAEHRMEFQGGKPVGKLTKVGKARGSGTTVFFRPDPEIFPKTDFSPELMRERLEIASYLHKGLTVSFADETHGTKESFHHPEGIAEFLTRIVRERGARAVHEQPFSLFRDNGLRLELAFQWTESTEEQLKSYVNGIPTGSGGTHEMGFRSGMVKAVRNYIETHNLTPRGVTLSAEDIREGLTGVLSVFVSDPQFQGQTKDRLNNPEVQAAVDGAVRPSLEQWLNQNRSTAEQIVARIILAARAREASRAASQAVTRKTATSGRTMLPGKLSDCSASDRRDTELFIVEGDSAGGSAKQGRDRNTQAVLPLRGKVLNTEGMALGKVMENKEIADLVTALGCGVGQSFDIGRLRYERVVLLADADSDGHHITTLLLTFFYRHLPELIRQGRLFVAVPPLYRIDIGKETHWAADDADKERILKEKARGNARPEITRFKGLGEMMPKVLWETTLNPKTRRLMKIDVADALATDRVVNELMGKDPQARFHFIMDRADQAEALDV is encoded by the coding sequence ATGCCGACCTACTCCGCCAAGGACATCACGGTGCTCGAGGGCCTCGAGCCCGTTCGCAAGCGCCCCGGCATGTACATCGGCGGCGTCGGCAGCGCCGGACTGCACCACTTGGTCTGGGAGATCGTCGACAACTCGGTAGACGAGGCGATGAACGGCTTCGCCAGCCAGATCACGGTGACGTTGCACAAGGACGGGCAGAGCGTCACGGTGAGCGACGACGGCCGCGGCGTGCCGGTGGACGTTCACCCGAAGCACAAGAAGACGGCGCTGGAGATCATCTTCTGCACCCTGCACGCGGGCGGGAAGTTCGAGCACGACAGCTACAAGACGGCCGGCGGCCTGCACGGCGTCGGCGCCAGCGTCGTGAACGCGCTCTCGGCGCGCCTGGTCGCCACCGTCAAGCGCGACGGCGCCGAGCACCGTATGGAGTTCCAGGGTGGCAAGCCCGTCGGCAAGTTGACCAAGGTCGGCAAGGCTCGGGGTAGCGGCACCACCGTGTTCTTCCGCCCGGATCCCGAGATCTTCCCCAAGACGGACTTCTCCCCCGAGCTGATGCGCGAGCGGCTCGAAATCGCGAGCTACCTGCACAAAGGCCTCACGGTCAGCTTCGCCGACGAGACCCACGGCACGAAGGAGTCCTTCCACCACCCGGAGGGCATCGCGGAGTTCCTGACCCGCATCGTCAGGGAGCGTGGGGCGCGTGCCGTGCACGAGCAGCCCTTCTCCTTGTTCCGGGACAATGGGCTCAGGCTCGAGCTCGCGTTCCAGTGGACCGAGTCCACGGAGGAGCAGCTCAAGAGCTACGTGAACGGGATCCCGACCGGCTCCGGCGGCACTCACGAGATGGGCTTCCGCTCCGGCATGGTGAAGGCCGTGCGCAACTACATCGAGACGCACAACCTGACGCCGCGTGGCGTCACGCTCAGCGCCGAAGACATCCGGGAGGGCCTGACCGGCGTGCTCAGCGTGTTCGTGTCCGATCCGCAGTTCCAGGGCCAGACCAAGGACCGGCTCAACAACCCCGAGGTGCAGGCCGCGGTGGACGGCGCCGTGCGTCCGTCGCTGGAGCAGTGGCTGAACCAGAACCGCAGCACGGCCGAGCAGATCGTGGCTCGCATCATCCTGGCCGCCCGGGCCCGCGAGGCGTCGCGCGCGGCCAGTCAGGCCGTCACGCGCAAGACTGCGACCAGCGGGCGCACGATGCTGCCGGGCAAGCTCAGCGACTGTAGCGCGAGTGACCGGCGGGACACCGAGCTCTTCATCGTGGAGGGCGACAGCGCCGGCGGCAGCGCCAAGCAGGGGCGGGACCGCAATACGCAGGCCGTGCTCCCGCTCCGCGGCAAGGTGCTCAACACGGAGGGCATGGCCCTGGGCAAGGTGATGGAGAACAAGGAGATCGCCGATCTCGTCACCGCCCTGGGCTGTGGCGTCGGGCAGAGCTTCGACATCGGCCGCCTGCGCTACGAGCGCGTCGTGCTGCTCGCCGACGCCGACAGCGACGGGCACCACATCACCACGCTGCTCCTGACCTTTTTCTACCGCCACCTGCCGGAGCTGATCCGTCAAGGCAGATTGTTCGTGGCCGTGCCGCCGCTCTACCGCATCGACATCGGCAAGGAGACGCACTGGGCCGCCGACGACGCGGACAAGGAGCGTATCCTGAAGGAGAAGGCTCGGGGCAACGCTCGGCCCGAGATCACGCGCTTCAAGGGCCTGGGCGAGATGATGCCCAAGGTGCTCTGGGAGACCACGCTGAACCCGAAGACGCGCCGGCTGATGAAGATCGACGTGGCCGACGCGCTCGCCACCGACCGCGTCGTCAACGAGCTGATGGGCAAGGACCCGCAGGCGCGCTTCCACTTCATCATGGACCGGGCGGACCAGGCCGAGGCGCTGGACGTTTGA
- a CDS encoding DNA topoisomerase IV subunit A — protein MATRRKSGKTGGEPPRRGRGRGGQLELGLSRPEEHAPLHEVAQEKYLSYALSVITARALPDVRDGMKPVQRRILYTMWQQRITHDAKHRKCAKVVGDVMGNYHPHGDAAIYDALVRMAQPFSLREPLVDGSGNFGSLDGDPAAAMRYTECRLTAISSELLGELEQSTVHFRPNYDGTKEEPVVLPAKVPVMLVNGATGIAVGMATNIPPHNLEEVCAGAIRLLDALVEKKTLSARELCRTIKGPDFPTGGQIVSSTEEIKQIYETGQGTIKVRGTWKLGPVTRGEKRLFITSIPYAVNKAQLVERIAEVVTSRKMPLITDVRDVSTDDVCIELVLKRDADEHKALAYLYKQTPLQTNFAVNLTCLVPTENPEVGRPERLDLAQILWHFLHFRLEVVTRRLGHELEALERRIHILEGFAAIFDALDEILRIIRKSEGKSDAAQKIMARFKLDAEQTDAILELKLYRLARLEILVIENELKDKQKRVREIKKLLNEAESRGRWAIVRKELEQVSATFGKASKRRTIIEEVAAEPELTAEDLIIAEDNHVLITRDGWVKRQKEIKDPSATRVREGDQVLACVAGSTRATVAFFSSFGTVYTARIADVPATTGYGEPIQKLFKLKDRESIVAMFSLDPRLTGDIAEKEGYFPATYACAATSDGYVLSFGLSPFVEPSTRAGRRFAKPAGDATVVGVYAVHGDETLVAATAARRALLCKVEEVNYLSGPGKGVLLIKLDKGDKLVGFRAVDEDSEGLVMKTSLGGEQKISPSKYELSSRGGKGREVMKRGALLEPVFQPPPAPPTFEEGSG, from the coding sequence GTGGCGACCCGGAGAAAATCAGGAAAAACCGGCGGCGAGCCCCCGCGTCGCGGTCGCGGTCGCGGCGGCCAGCTCGAGCTGGGACTCTCGCGGCCGGAGGAGCACGCGCCGCTCCACGAGGTCGCGCAGGAGAAGTACCTGAGCTACGCGCTCAGCGTCATCACCGCCCGCGCGCTCCCGGACGTGCGCGACGGCATGAAGCCGGTGCAGCGGCGCATCCTGTACACGATGTGGCAGCAGCGCATCACCCACGACGCCAAGCACCGCAAGTGCGCCAAGGTCGTCGGCGACGTGATGGGCAACTACCACCCGCACGGTGACGCGGCCATCTACGACGCGCTGGTGCGCATGGCGCAGCCCTTCTCGCTGCGCGAGCCGCTGGTGGACGGCAGCGGCAATTTCGGCTCGCTCGACGGCGATCCGGCTGCGGCGATGCGCTACACCGAGTGCCGGCTCACGGCCATCTCGTCGGAGCTGCTCGGCGAGCTCGAGCAGAGCACCGTACACTTCCGCCCGAACTACGACGGGACCAAGGAAGAGCCGGTCGTCCTGCCGGCGAAGGTGCCGGTCATGCTGGTCAACGGCGCCACCGGCATCGCCGTGGGCATGGCCACCAACATCCCCCCGCACAACCTGGAAGAGGTGTGCGCCGGCGCCATCCGGCTCCTGGACGCTCTGGTCGAGAAGAAGACGCTGAGCGCACGGGAGCTGTGCCGCACCATCAAGGGTCCGGATTTCCCCACCGGGGGGCAGATCGTCTCGAGCACCGAGGAGATCAAGCAGATCTACGAGACCGGGCAGGGCACGATCAAGGTGCGCGGTACCTGGAAGCTCGGCCCCGTGACCCGCGGTGAGAAGAGGCTCTTCATCACCAGCATCCCGTATGCGGTGAACAAGGCGCAGCTGGTGGAGCGCATCGCCGAGGTGGTGACCAGCCGGAAGATGCCGCTGATCACCGACGTACGCGACGTCTCGACCGACGACGTCTGCATCGAGCTCGTGCTCAAGCGCGACGCCGACGAGCACAAGGCGCTCGCCTACCTGTACAAGCAGACGCCGCTCCAGACGAACTTCGCGGTCAACCTCACCTGCCTGGTGCCCACCGAAAATCCCGAGGTGGGCCGGCCGGAGCGGCTGGATCTGGCGCAGATCCTCTGGCACTTCCTGCACTTTCGGCTGGAGGTGGTGACTCGGCGCCTCGGCCACGAGCTCGAGGCGCTCGAGCGCCGCATCCACATCCTCGAGGGCTTCGCCGCGATCTTCGACGCTCTCGACGAGATCTTGCGCATCATCCGCAAGAGCGAGGGAAAGTCCGACGCCGCGCAGAAGATCATGGCGCGCTTCAAGCTCGACGCGGAGCAGACCGACGCAATCCTCGAGCTCAAGCTCTACCGGCTGGCGCGCCTGGAGATCCTGGTCATCGAGAACGAGCTCAAGGACAAGCAGAAGCGCGTCCGCGAGATCAAGAAGCTCCTGAACGAAGCCGAGAGCCGCGGGCGCTGGGCCATCGTGAGGAAGGAGCTGGAGCAGGTCTCGGCGACGTTCGGCAAGGCCTCCAAGCGCCGCACCATCATCGAAGAGGTGGCGGCGGAGCCGGAGCTCACGGCGGAAGACCTGATCATCGCGGAGGACAACCACGTGCTCATCACCCGCGACGGTTGGGTGAAGCGCCAGAAGGAGATCAAGGACCCGAGCGCGACGCGCGTCCGGGAAGGCGACCAGGTGCTGGCGTGCGTCGCGGGCTCGACCCGGGCGACGGTGGCGTTCTTCTCCAGCTTCGGCACGGTGTACACCGCGCGCATCGCCGACGTGCCGGCGACCACCGGCTACGGCGAGCCCATCCAGAAGCTGTTCAAGCTCAAGGACCGCGAGAGCATCGTGGCCATGTTCTCCCTCGACCCGCGCCTTACCGGGGACATCGCGGAGAAGGAAGGCTACTTTCCGGCCACCTACGCCTGCGCGGCCACCAGCGACGGCTACGTGCTCTCCTTCGGCCTGTCGCCGTTCGTCGAGCCCAGCACTCGGGCCGGCCGCCGCTTCGCCAAGCCGGCCGGGGACGCCACCGTGGTGGGTGTCTACGCCGTCCACGGCGACGAGACCCTGGTGGCGGCGACGGCCGCGCGGCGCGCGCTCTTGTGCAAAGTCGAGGAGGTCAACTACCTCTCGGGGCCGGGCAAGGGCGTGCTCCTGATCAAGCTCGACAAGGGCGACAAGCTCGTCGGTTTCCGCGCCGTGGACGAGGACAGCGAGGGTCTGGTGATGAAGACGAGCCTGGGCGGCGAGCAGAAGATCTCGCCCAGCAAGTACGAGCTCTCGAGCCGCGGGGGCAAGGGCCGCGAGGTGATGAAGCGCGGTGCGCTGCTCGAGCCCGTCTTCCAGCCCCCGCCGGCGCCACCCACGTTCGAAGAAGGGAGCGGCTGA
- a CDS encoding septum formation initiator family protein yields the protein MLERVLPLAILVVAVVAVPVLILSPTGLGRLSALRQERAKADEEISRLSQQITELRAQVKRIKDDPAAVERVARDELGLIRQTEVVFQFKD from the coding sequence CTGCTCGAGCGGGTCCTGCCGCTCGCCATCCTGGTGGTGGCCGTGGTCGCGGTTCCCGTGCTGATCCTGTCCCCGACCGGGCTCGGGAGGCTCAGCGCGCTGCGCCAGGAGCGCGCCAAGGCCGACGAGGAGATCTCGCGGCTGAGCCAGCAAATCACCGAGCTTAGGGCCCAGGTGAAGCGCATCAAGGACGATCCTGCGGCGGTCGAGCGGGTGGCGCGCGACGAGCTCGGCCTGATCCGCCAGACCGAGGTCGTGTTCCAGTTCAAGGACTGA
- a CDS encoding 2-oxo acid dehydrogenase subunit E2: MPLFGRSDGDLVKDLPPVRRMIPYLMRSRTGAVVFHDTVYEIGRARAWVEAFNAARPERPKATLFHLLIWAAARALHARPGLNRFVSGSRVYQRREVSISFAAKRGFSDDEPIVTRKHGFAEGVSFADTVERLTSGVRDVRAGKQDRADKEMKLALILPGFLLSLAVRLLIWLDHVNLLPVSMIRPDPMFASLFLANLGSVGLDRVSHHLYDYGNVSLFGAMGTSGPRVVVGEDEQPAVRDTVEIRWSFDERINDGFYCAASLGLVKEVFEDPERILGDPAAVTPS; this comes from the coding sequence ATGCCTCTCTTCGGCCGCTCCGACGGGGATCTGGTCAAGGACCTGCCGCCCGTGCGCCGGATGATCCCCTACCTGATGCGCTCGCGCACCGGCGCGGTCGTGTTCCACGACACGGTGTACGAGATCGGGCGCGCGCGCGCCTGGGTCGAAGCGTTCAACGCCGCGCGGCCCGAGCGCCCCAAGGCGACGCTGTTCCACCTGCTCATCTGGGCCGCTGCGCGCGCGCTGCACGCGCGTCCCGGCCTGAACCGCTTCGTCTCGGGCTCGCGGGTCTATCAGCGTCGCGAGGTCAGCATCTCGTTCGCCGCCAAGCGCGGGTTCTCCGACGACGAGCCGATCGTCACGCGCAAGCACGGCTTCGCGGAGGGAGTGTCCTTCGCAGACACGGTGGAGCGCCTCACCAGCGGCGTGCGCGACGTGCGCGCCGGCAAGCAAGACCGCGCGGACAAGGAGATGAAGCTCGCCCTGATCCTGCCGGGCTTCTTGCTGTCACTGGCGGTCCGCCTGCTCATCTGGCTCGACCACGTGAACCTCTTGCCAGTCTCGATGATCCGCCCGGATCCGATGTTCGCCAGCTTGTTCTTGGCCAACCTGGGCTCCGTGGGCCTGGACCGCGTGTCGCATCACCTCTACGACTACGGCAACGTCAGCTTGTTCGGCGCCATGGGCACGAGCGGCCCGCGAGTAGTGGTCGGGGAGGACGAACAGCCGGCGGTGCGCGACACCGTGGAGATCCGCTGGAGCTTCGACGAGCGCATCAACGACGGCTTCTACTGCGCAGCGTCGCTCGGGCTGGTCAAAGAGGTCTTCGAAGATCCGGAGCGGATCTTGGGCGATCCCGCCGCAGTCACCCCGTCCTGA